The following proteins are encoded in a genomic region of Haloarcula marina:
- a CDS encoding tRNA-binding protein: MGFDEARIDPARFLEDVEMRVGEVVAVEDFPEARKDVYKLDVDFGEETLQSAAGLTDVYDRDDLLGAQVVAVVNLGTVSIAGFESECLVTGVDGDEGVVHLTTERDVEPGTRVY, encoded by the coding sequence ATGGGATTCGACGAAGCCCGAATCGACCCAGCCAGGTTCCTCGAAGACGTGGAGATGCGCGTCGGCGAAGTCGTCGCCGTCGAGGACTTCCCCGAGGCCCGCAAGGACGTGTACAAACTCGACGTGGACTTCGGCGAGGAGACGCTTCAGTCGGCCGCGGGCCTGACCGACGTGTACGACCGCGACGACCTCCTCGGCGCACAGGTCGTCGCCGTCGTCAACCTCGGGACCGTCTCCATCGCCGGATTCGAGAGCGAGTGTCTGGTCACCGGCGTCGACGGCGACGAGGGCGTCGTCCACCTCACGACCGAACGCGACGTGGAACCGGGGACCCGCGTGTACTGA
- a CDS encoding DUF3311 domain-containing protein encodes MSVTRTVGWAVVGLVLTVLAVPWFLWDSATVAAGLPLWLWWHIGWMVLASVVFAVFARTDWGVGVEEVY; translated from the coding sequence ATGAGCGTCACGCGAACCGTCGGCTGGGCCGTCGTCGGCCTCGTGCTGACGGTGCTGGCCGTGCCGTGGTTCCTCTGGGATAGCGCGACTGTCGCCGCCGGACTGCCGCTGTGGCTCTGGTGGCACATCGGCTGGATGGTGCTGGCGAGCGTCGTCTTCGCCGTCTTCGCGCGGACTGACTGGGGAGTCGGCGTCGAGGAGGTGTACTGA
- a CDS encoding YgaP-like transmembrane domain — MDVTENVGGRDRLARAVLAVILTIAAIRSLRNGKRFRGLLAAAGAVAFGYTASTKYCGVNDALGVDTSAGDDDVEVAEIDADTTDDAGDSETADADSEPVVIETDAGADSRSNWLTCAACGDPIRSGQSRGPNADGDIVHDDCN, encoded by the coding sequence ATGGACGTCACTGAGAACGTCGGCGGTCGTGACCGTCTCGCTCGCGCAGTCCTCGCGGTAATTCTCACTATCGCGGCGATTCGCTCGCTCCGGAACGGCAAGCGCTTCCGCGGTCTCCTCGCCGCCGCTGGTGCGGTCGCGTTCGGATACACCGCGAGCACGAAGTACTGCGGCGTCAACGACGCCCTCGGCGTTGACACGAGCGCTGGCGACGACGATGTCGAGGTCGCCGAGATAGACGCCGACACGACGGACGATGCCGGAGACAGCGAGACGGCGGACGCCGACTCGGAGCCCGTGGTAATCGAAACGGACGCCGGAGCAGACTCCCGCAGTAACTGGCTGACCTGTGCCGCCTGCGGCGACCCCATCCGCTCGGGGCAGTCCCGCGGCCCGAACGCCGACGGCGACATCGTTCACGACGACTGCAACTGA
- a CDS encoding sodium:solute symporter family protein, with product MANTALQLGIVGAYMVVALVVGVLAYRLTDRTAEDYYLASRTLGTVVLLFTTFATLLSAFTFFGGPNVAFAAGPEWILVMGVMDGIIFAILWYVLGYKQWLVGKRHGYVTLGEMLGDRFGSTLLRVVVAVVSLVWLFPYVMLQQKGAGQAIVGLTEGAVPFWVGAGGITLFMIAYVAVSGMRGVAWTDTIQGLFMLSLVWAAVAWLLSSVGGAGQATAALAETNPEFLALGGGLYTPQYIISTAVSIAFGVTMFPQINQRFFAAGSKKVLKRTFALWPVLVLLLFVPAFMLGSWAAGLGVTVPEGGNVVPALLAEYTPVWFAALVIAGAMAAMMSSSDSMLLSGSSYLTRDVYRPLKRVFGEGDADTGDAREALVARVGVVVFATLSFVASLYSPGTLVQIGDTAFSGFAQLTVPVALALYWGGTTRYGMYAGVVGTQVFYGATVFFVPNAAQYFMGWSPGIVGIVLGLLLTVGVSLVTSAAPEENRAAYRIDPADAD from the coding sequence ATGGCGAACACCGCGCTGCAACTCGGTATCGTCGGCGCGTACATGGTCGTCGCGCTGGTAGTCGGCGTCCTCGCGTACCGCCTGACCGACCGAACGGCGGAGGACTACTACCTCGCGAGTCGGACGCTCGGCACCGTCGTCCTCCTCTTTACCACGTTCGCGACGTTGCTGTCGGCCTTTACCTTCTTCGGCGGGCCGAACGTCGCCTTTGCGGCCGGACCGGAGTGGATTCTCGTGATGGGCGTGATGGACGGCATCATCTTCGCTATCCTCTGGTACGTACTCGGCTACAAGCAGTGGCTCGTCGGCAAGCGCCACGGCTACGTCACGCTCGGCGAGATGCTCGGGGACCGCTTCGGGTCGACGCTTCTCCGCGTCGTCGTCGCCGTCGTCAGCCTCGTCTGGCTGTTTCCCTACGTGATGCTCCAGCAGAAGGGGGCGGGACAGGCCATCGTCGGCCTCACGGAGGGCGCGGTCCCGTTCTGGGTCGGCGCGGGCGGCATCACCCTGTTCATGATTGCCTACGTCGCCGTCTCGGGGATGCGCGGCGTCGCGTGGACCGACACCATCCAAGGGCTGTTCATGCTCTCGCTGGTGTGGGCCGCCGTCGCGTGGCTCCTGAGTTCCGTCGGTGGGGCGGGACAGGCCACCGCGGCGCTCGCCGAGACGAACCCCGAGTTCCTGGCGCTCGGCGGGGGCCTCTACACGCCGCAGTACATCATCTCGACGGCGGTGAGCATCGCCTTCGGCGTGACGATGTTCCCGCAGATCAACCAGCGCTTTTTCGCCGCCGGGTCGAAGAAAGTCCTCAAGCGGACGTTCGCGCTGTGGCCCGTCCTCGTGCTCTTGCTGTTCGTCCCGGCGTTCATGCTCGGGTCGTGGGCGGCCGGACTGGGCGTGACGGTTCCGGAGGGCGGGAACGTCGTTCCCGCACTGCTCGCCGAGTACACGCCCGTGTGGTTCGCGGCGCTGGTCATCGCGGGGGCGATGGCCGCCATGATGTCCTCCAGCGACTCGATGCTGCTGTCGGGGTCGTCGTACCTCACTCGTGACGTGTACCGGCCGCTGAAGCGGGTCTTCGGCGAGGGCGACGCCGACACGGGAGACGCACGGGAGGCGCTGGTCGCCCGCGTGGGCGTCGTCGTCTTCGCCACGCTGTCGTTCGTCGCCAGCCTCTACTCACCGGGCACGCTCGTCCAAATCGGCGACACCGCGTTCAGCGGGTTCGCGCAGTTGACCGTCCCCGTCGCGCTGGCGCTGTACTGGGGCGGGACGACCCGCTACGGGATGTACGCTGGCGTCGTCGGGACGCAGGTGTTCTACGGCGCGACGGTGTTCTTCGTCCCGAACGCGGCGCAGTACTTCATGGGTTGGTCGCCGGGCATCGTCGGCATCGTCCTCGGACTCCTGTTGACCGTCGGCGTCTCGCTTGTCACGTCGGCCGCGCCCGAGGAGAACCGCGCCGCCTACCGTATCGACCCCGCCGACGCGGACTGA
- a CDS encoding sugar phosphate isomerase/epimerase family protein, producing the protein MRTAIQLWTLRDLDTPQTDLFGAIADAGYDGVEFAGVDDPFETARGMDDAGLLAAGAHVGADELRADPDAIAEELSTLSVPYVVVPYLDSDHFADAAAVDETAAMLDDLALAMDRPLLYHNHDHEFVPVGTETAFDRLVSETTVGIELDAGWAHAAGRDPVALLADLDGRVPVVHLKDMTPDGEPTDLGDGVVDLPAVVEAARDAGTEWLVFEHDDPEDPLASMERGIEVMDRLLDDG; encoded by the coding sequence ATGCGCACAGCAATTCAGTTGTGGACCCTCCGAGACCTCGATACGCCGCAGACGGACCTGTTTGGAGCCATCGCCGACGCCGGATACGACGGCGTCGAGTTCGCGGGCGTCGACGACCCCTTCGAGACGGCGCGGGGGATGGACGACGCCGGACTGCTCGCGGCGGGCGCACACGTCGGAGCGGACGAACTCCGGGCCGACCCGGACGCTATCGCCGAGGAACTGTCGACGCTATCGGTACCCTACGTCGTCGTTCCCTACCTCGATTCGGACCACTTCGCCGACGCGGCGGCCGTCGACGAGACGGCGGCGATGCTCGACGACCTCGCACTCGCGATGGACCGGCCGCTGCTGTATCACAACCACGACCACGAGTTCGTCCCGGTCGGAACCGAGACGGCGTTCGACCGACTCGTCAGCGAGACGACCGTCGGCATCGAACTCGACGCGGGCTGGGCACACGCCGCGGGACGGGACCCCGTCGCCCTCCTCGCGGACCTCGACGGCCGCGTCCCCGTCGTTCACCTGAAAGACATGACCCCCGACGGGGAACCCACCGACCTCGGCGACGGCGTCGTGGACCTCCCCGCGGTGGTCGAGGCCGCCCGCGACGCCGGGACCGAGTGGCTCGTCTTCGAGCACGACGACCCCGAGGACCCCCTCGCGTCGATGGAACGGGGCATCGAGGTGATGGACCGACTGCTCGACGACGGCTGA
- a CDS encoding DUF6293 family protein translates to MQTHIVPVGFDYDRLIAPLVRERLDVDRVILLEGAVGSEANVEYSRNLAEKLEKDYSNLLGAETERVVVADVYDYDEAFEQAFELINAELDAGGEVWVNVSAMPRTVSFAFATAAHSIMVEREGDRDRIHTYYTVPEKYLETELAEELRKQVALLEDLRAGDGVDDRVDGRLDAALDLLDEFDERGTTIGAKEIDGSHIVELPVASFSNVKPFEEVILFTLGEHGEFESVSELAQELARDMGEEYTDSFRSKVIYNVDRLGPGGKGYIEQEEHGKSYRTRLSRIGELWVRAHSAEDRGHDLR, encoded by the coding sequence ATGCAGACCCACATCGTCCCGGTCGGCTTCGACTACGACCGGCTTATCGCGCCGCTGGTGCGCGAGCGCCTCGACGTGGACCGCGTCATCCTCTTGGAGGGGGCGGTCGGGTCGGAAGCCAACGTCGAGTACTCGCGGAACCTCGCCGAGAAGTTGGAGAAAGACTACAGCAACCTGCTGGGGGCCGAGACGGAACGGGTCGTCGTCGCCGACGTGTACGACTACGACGAGGCGTTCGAGCAGGCCTTCGAACTCATCAACGCCGAACTCGACGCGGGTGGCGAAGTGTGGGTCAACGTCTCCGCGATGCCGCGGACCGTCTCCTTCGCGTTCGCGACGGCGGCCCACTCCATCATGGTCGAGCGCGAGGGCGACCGGGACCGCATCCACACCTACTACACCGTCCCCGAGAAGTATCTGGAGACAGAACTCGCGGAGGAACTGCGCAAGCAGGTCGCACTGCTCGAAGACCTGCGGGCGGGCGACGGCGTGGACGACCGGGTGGACGGCCGACTGGACGCGGCGCTGGACCTCTTAGACGAGTTCGACGAGCGCGGGACCACCATCGGCGCGAAGGAGATTGACGGGTCGCACATCGTCGAACTCCCGGTCGCCTCCTTCTCGAACGTCAAGCCGTTCGAGGAGGTCATCCTGTTCACGCTGGGCGAACACGGGGAGTTCGAGTCCGTCTCGGAACTGGCCCAAGAACTGGCCCGCGACATGGGCGAGGAGTACACCGACTCGTTCCGCTCGAAGGTCATCTACAACGTCGACCGACTCGGCCCCGGCGGGAAGGGCTACATCGAACAGGAGGAACACGGGAAGTCCTACCGCACCCGCCTCTCGCGCATCGGCGAGTTGTGGGTCCGGGCGCACTCTGCGGAGGACCGCGGCCACGACCTGCGCTAG